The sequence below is a genomic window from Nitrospinota bacterium.
GTTCCATCCTTGCCGTAAAACACCATCGTCGGGGTGTGCAGGGCCTTTTGCGCCTCGGCGAATTTCTTCTCTTCCCCGGCGGCCCCGGCAAAATCCACGGCCTCCCGCGACCCGAAAATGTTCACTTCCACCGGCCGGAAACTTTCCGTGATTATCTTCCTCACCTTCGGGGAGGACAACACGTTTTTCTCCAGCTTCTCGCAATATGGACAGCCTTCCTGCCAGAAATAGATCATCAGCGTTTTGCCATTCCCCGCGGCCGCCTTTAATTCATCCTGCATGACGCCGAAATGCGGCTCAAAAATCCCCGTGGAATATGGATCCGCGGCGAGGGACGGGGCGCCAGCCCCAAAAACCAACAAAACAGCGGCGATAAACGGCGAAAAGGGCGGCCTTCGCATACCCCAATCCTTACCTTGGCGCCAATTCAGCATAGTTTCCCCCCGCGCAACGGCGCCTTGAAAGCACGACTGGATGTCACGGGAATTTTGATCTGCCTCCAATGGATGCGCCAAAACCGATAATGATTCAGGAATTATGCGAAAACTTTTTTTCAGCGCGGAATCCCAGCGATTCTATCTCCGCCAGCGCCATTTTCGCCATTTCTTCGGCTTTCGGCCCGATAGTCTCGGTCAGCTCCATTTTGTACGACCTGATGTCCTCCGGCTTG
It includes:
- a CDS encoding thioredoxin fold domain-containing protein yields the protein MRRPPFSPFIAAVLLVFGAGAPSLAADPYSTGIFEPHFGVMQDELKAAAGNGKTLMIYFWQEGCPYCEKLEKNVLSSPKVRKIITESFRPVEVNIFGSREAVDFAGAAGEEKKFAEAQKALHTPTMVFYGKDGTEVFRLPGYWEEPHFLAALAYVRDGKYSKSSFQEFLRYEWFKPKE